In Silene latifolia isolate original U9 population chromosome 3, ASM4854445v1, whole genome shotgun sequence, a single window of DNA contains:
- the LOC141645920 gene encoding germin-like protein — MAILVSLAYATDPSQLQDFCVATSDPTKAMFVNGLLCKNPNEATPDDFYFKGLDVPANTNNMLGSGVTLVNPMNVAGLNTLGISVARLDFAPYGLISPHTHPHATEVFSVMEGTIYMGFVTSNQANGGNKLFTKVLNKGDVFVFPQGLIHFQLNNGKTPAVAFSGLSSQNPGVVTIPNAVFGSDPLISVDVLSKAFQLDAGLVKYLQSKFSTGS; from the exons ATGGCTATACTTGTGTCTTTGGCATATGCCACCGATCCGTCCCAGCTACAAGACTTCTGTGTTGCAACAAGTGATCCTACAAAAGCAA TGTTTGTAAATGGGCTCTTATGCAAGAACCCAAACGAAGCAACTCCAGATGATTTTTACTTCAAAGGGTTAGACGTTCCGGCCAATACTAACAACATGCTTGGATCCGGCGTGACTCTAGTAAACCCAATGAACGTAGCAGGACTCAACACCCTTGGCATATCCGTTGCTAGGCTCGACTTTGCACCATACGGGCTCATTTCACCCCACACTCACCCTCACGCGACAGAGGTGTTCAGCGTCATGGAAGGTACTATCTACATGGGTTTCGTCACCTCAAACCAGGCCAATGGCGGCAACAAGTTGTTCACTAAGGTGCTTAACAAGGGCGACGTATTTGTTTTCCCACAAGGCCTTATTCACTTCCAGCTTAACAATGGCAAAACCCCTGCAGTTGCCTTCTCAGGATTGAGTAGCCAAAACCCGGGTGTAGTCACTATTCCTAACGCGGTCTTTGGTTCCGACCCACTTATTTCCGTTGATGTTCTTTCCAAGGCGTTCCAGCTTGATGCTGGCCTTGTTAAGTACCTTCAGTCCAAGTTCTCCACCGGATCCTAA